The Engystomops pustulosus chromosome 4, aEngPut4.maternal, whole genome shotgun sequence genome contains a region encoding:
- the LOC140128598 gene encoding extracellular calcium-sensing receptor-like: MSTSKLDGMTQPGDIMIGVLIPVHLDRIYQKVSFDKTPPKTMCTMFHLESYQQIQALIFALEEINNDPNILPNITLGCHVYDSCNVLHYDLEGTLQVLTGSRTSFIPNYRCLSDIPLSGVIGAAVSSNSLLLAHVLGLFRYPQVSHFSTSRLLSDRTKFPSFFRTVPSDAFQSKGLAKLVLYFGWTWVGLVAVDNDYGHQGIQLVKQEIVKAGACVAFTEYILVSQADRNAQHIVKVISESTVKVVVVFSTELDFIPVAEEMLRQNLRGKIFVASEGWSTSFLYSIAKFAPVFSGTIGLAFYSGVIPGFEHFLYNVHPIEDLQQTWIRIFWEEVFNCTFLDIENRTKIVRQCSGAESLTSVQNSYSDISNLRTTYNVYTAVHIFANALMDLHTCKDGKGPFSNKKCADIWDFKPWQSSLVKTCSWYQYQSWVLILKYCWQNQEATILGEMAASIVLAWIVGFTGDLKRLTQNFGNARS; this comes from the exons ATGTCAACCTCAAAACTGGATGGGATGACCCAACCTGGAGACATCATGATAGGGGTCCTCATACCTGTCCACCTAGATAGAATTTATCAGAAAGTCTCCTTCGACAAGACACCTCCGAAGACCATGTGTACAAT GTTTCATCTTGAGAGTTATCAGCAGATCCAGGCCCTGATTTTCGCACTTGAAGAGATTAACAACGATCCCAATATTCTTCCTAATATTACACTGGGTTGTCATGTCTACGATTCCTGTAATGTACTCCATTACGATCTAGAAGGAACGTTACAGGTTCTGACAGGATCAAGAACCTCCTTCATTCCCAACTATCGCTGCCTATCGGATATCCCTCTCAGTGGTGTCATTGGGGCTGCAGTCTCCTCAAATTCACTTCTGCTGGCTCATGTTCTGGGGCTCTTTAGGTATCCTCAG GTCAGCCATTTTTCAACCAGTCGCCTTCTAAGTGACAGGACCAAGTTCCCCTCCTTCTTCAGGACTGTACCCAGCGATGCATTTCAGTCTAAAGGTCTTGCTAAATTGGTGCTGTATTTTGGCTGGACCTGGGTGGGATTGGTGGCTGTGGACAATGATTATGGTCATCAGGGAATTCAACTGGTTAAACAAGAGATAGTGAAGGCCGGGGCTTGTGTTGCATTTACTGAATATATTCTTGTAAGCCAAGCAGACCGCAACGCTCAACACATTGTTAAAGTCATCAGTGAATCCACTGTGAAGGTGGTCGTTGTCTTCTCCACTGAACTTGACTTCATCCCGGTTGCTGAGGAGATGCTGAGACAGAATCTTAGAGGAAAAATATTTGTTGCCAGTGAAGGTTGGTCAACATCCTTCTTATATTCCATAGCAAAATTTGCTCCAGTTTTTTCCGGCACCATTGGCTTAGCTTTTTATAGTGGGGTCATTCCAGGGTTTGAGCACTTCCTGTACAATGTGCATCCTATTGAAGATCTTCAACAAACCTGGATAAGAATATTCTGGGAGGAAGTCTTCAACTGTACATTTTTGGATATAGAAAACAGAACAAAAATTGTGAGACAATGCTCTGGGGCAGAAAGTCTAACAAGTGTCCAAAATAGTTACAGCGATATCTCTAACCTCAGGACCACGTACAATGTCTACACTGCCGTGCACATCTTTGCTAATGCTTTGATGGATCTTCACACTTGTAAAGATGGAAAAGGAcctttctctaataaaaaatgtgCGGATATTTGGGATTTCAAGCCATGGCAG TCATCATTGGTGAAGACCTGCAGTTGGTACCAGTACCAGTCATGGGTCTTAATCCTTAAATATTGCTGGCAAAACCAGGAAGCTACAATATTAGGGGAAATGGCAGCGAGCATCGTTCTAGCATGGATTGTGGGTTTTACTGGTGATCTTAAACGCTTAACCCAAAATTTTGGAAATGCCAGATCTTAG